TTTGATGACGACGAAGATCATGGCCGCTTTTGTGTATACGTCCTCCACTTCTCCATAAACGGTTATGTCATCCCCGATTCTGATATTGCCTCGGTACTCATATTCCTGTCCTCCGTGGAGAACTTTTTCAATTTTCAGACCCAAAATCTTCGAAATAGACGTTTGAGAACCCCAAAATTCGATGACAGTAGGAAAAGTTGGGGGAATGAACCCGTCCTCAACGTCAACGGACGGATTATTATCGAGTGCGCACAATAGCTCCCTGACTTTGCATCGCTCCACTTTATAAGTAAAGGGTTCTAGCTTGATCCCAACTCGATCGTCTTTTTGTTTGTTCATGAGTCTCCTCCCGTTCTGACTTCTTCGTCCACCAAAACTCTGCGGAGAATCTTCCCGACAGCCGATTTTGGTAACTCTTCTCGAAATTGGATGACCCGCGGTACTTTATAACGAGCCAGCCTTTGATTACACCACTCGAGAATCTCCTCTTCCGTGACACCTGGATACTTCCGTACGATGACTGCTTTTACCGTTTCTCCTCGGTATTCGTCTGGTATGCCGAAAACGCAAGCCTCGCTGACTGCCTCATGCTGGTAAAGCACTTCTTCAATTTCCGAGGGATATACGTTGTAACCACTTGCGATGATCATCTCTTTTTTTCGTCCGACAATCGAAAAGAAGCCATCTTCCCCCATTGTTGCCAAGTCACCCGTGAAGAGCCACCCGTCCTTCAATACAGCCGCTGTTTCCTGTGGATTTCGCCAATATCCCTTCATGATGCTAGGAGCTTTGACAATCAATTCCCCGGTTTCGCCTGGGGGCAATTCGTGCCTGCCTGTTGCTACATCCACGATCTTTGCATCACACTCTGGGAGCGGAATGCCAATCGTCCCTACTCGTATGGCGCCTACAGTCGGTGTGCCATGCGTGACCAGCCCCTCTGACAGTCCATACCCTTCAATGATGTTTAGTCCGGTCTTTCTCTTGAATTGTTGCGCCACCTCGATCGGCAATGGCGCTGTTCCTGATTGGCACAGTTTGAAGCTGGACAGGTCATCTTTTTTCAAATCTGGATGTTGGAGCAACGCAACATAGAGGGTAGGCATGCCCGGAAAAATGGTCGGGCGGTACTGACGGATGACTTCTAATGCTTGATCGACTTTGAAACGACGTACGATGATATACGTGCCCGCTAACATCATGATTCTGTTCAAGGTCACGATGCCAAATATATGAAACAATGGTGCAATACCTAACAATCTTTCACCGGGAATTTGCAATTGCTTTGAAATAACAGGAAAGTTTTGAAAAACATTGCTGATCAGATTGGAGTGAGTGAGCATGACACCCTTGGAGCGGCCAGTCGTTCCACCTGTATATTGCAGGAGCGCTACATCTTCACTTGGCGTAATCTCCACATTTGTAGCGTCTGCGTGGTTTTCCGAAATCCATTGGTAGAAGGTTCCGCTCTCATCGGACAGAGTGTCAACTTGAAGGAAGGTGATCGATTCAGCCATTCCGGTTTGCTCCAGTTTGGCTCCTTGCACGCCCTCGCTCACGAACCAAATCGAACCGGAATCTTCCATGATGTGCTTCAGTTCGTGAGTCGTATACATCGGATTTACCTGTACCACGATTCCGCCCAATCGGAGTGTAGCGAATAAGGAAATCACATACTCGACGCTGTTGGGTAGCACGATGGCTAGTCGATCTCCCTTTTGAAAACCCCGGTACTGGAGGGCTGCTGCCAGCCGATCCACGACCTCTTTCAATTGGGAGTAGGTAAACGTTTTTTCTCCGTCTATTACTGCTTTTTCATCGGGATATTGACTTGCCGTCCGCTTGAAAAATTCATACAAGGAGATGGACGGGATTTCCACGAGGGGGGAAACTCCGTCTGGATAAAACGCATGCCAGGGTCGAATCTGCGCTTCCTTCATGCTAACTTCTCCTCCTAAAACGATTTTCAGGTGGTTAAGTCTAACAGTGTTTTGCCTACAACCCGAGATTTTTCGCGATGATGTTTTTCATAATTTCTGTCGTACCACCGTAGATCGGCATGACAGCGACATCACGGTAACGCCGGGCAATGGCGTACTCTTCCATGAAGCCGTATCCGCCATGAAGCTGTAGGCATCGGACTGACATACGCCGTGCCATTTCGGTGATCGACCACTTTGCCATGGAGACTTGCGTCGTTACATTTTCGCCCTTCATATGTCGGTTTGTCAGATCGTCGATAAAGGTCTGCGCCATGGAAATTTCCGTAGCCATCTCCGCCATCTCGAATTGCGTATTTTGAAAGGAACTGATTGGCTTACCGAAGGCGTGTCTCTCTTTAACATATGTCATGGTCGTCTTGATCATCTCTTCAGCCACAACCAACGCTCCAATTGCGATCATAATCCGCTCTTGTTGCAGCTTATCCATCAGGTAGTAGAAGCCCTTGCCTTCCTCACCAAGCAGATTGGACACAGGGACACGTGCATCCTCAAAGATCAGCTCTGCTGTATCAGTTGAATGCTGACCCAATTTCTTCAATTTGCGACCGCGAGAAAAACCAGGTGTACCCTCCTCCACTAAGATGATGCTGATCCCTTTGTGAGCAGGAGTGGCTGTTGGGTCTGTCTTGACGCAAATGAAGAATAGTCCTGCATTGAATCCATTGGAGATGAACGTTTTTTGCCCATTAATGATGTAGTGGTCTCCGTCTCGCACTGCTGTTGTCCGCATTCCCGCCAAGTCGGAGCCGATGCCTGGTTCCGTCATGCCGATCGCTGTCGTAATCTCACCAGATACGCATTTGGGCAAGTACTTTTTCTTCTGCTCCTCGGTACCGTAGCGTTCCAAATAGGGAACGATGATCGAACTGCTCATACTTGCCAAGCCGCCTACTCCAACCCGACTCAATTCTTCTGCCAGAACCATGTTAAAGCCAAAATCGAGTCCAAGTCCGCCGTACTCAGGAGCAACTTGCGGGCAGAGGAATCCTTGTTCGCCCATTTTTTGATAAAACTCGCGTGGAGTGAATTGCTCTTCCTCCCATTTCTCAATGTTCGGTACGGCTTCCTTTTCCAAAAACTTGCGAAGAGAAGTGCGAAACATTTCATGCTCTTGCGTGAGAAAAGGTCGATTTCTTTTGAATAAATCGAACGTCGCTGGTTTCGATGCTGGAATGGTTTGAGACATGAATAATCCCTCCGATTTGTATGGATTAGCCGATACGATACATCGTAACCACACATGCTCCGCCAAGGCCCAAGTTATGTTGGAGAGCGACGCGGGCCCCTTCTACCTGCCGTTTGTCTGCCTGACCTCGCAACTGCCAAACTAGCTCTGTGCATTGTGCGAGACCGGTTGCTCCCAACGGATGACCTTTTGACATTAAACCGCCAGATGGATTGACAACGTAGGTTCCGCCGTATGTGTTATTGCCATCGTGGATGAACTTCTCGGCCCCGCCTTCTTCACACAAGCCCAAGCCTTCGTAAGTAATGACCTCATTGGGAGTGAAGCAATCGTGTAGCTCTACCACGTTTACCTCATCCGGACCGATCCCAGCCATTTCATAGACTTGTTCCGCTGCACGTCGGGTCATATCAGCACCAACTAGATTGAGGATAGATTCATGTGTAACATCGGTATCTGTTGTGAGCGCCTGACCCACAATTTCTACGGCATTCGTAATCCCGTGCTTGATCGCGAAGGCTTCACTGCATACAATCACTGCCGCTGCACCGCAGGTTGGGGGGCAAGCCATCAGACGTGTCAAATGAGGCATTAAGGCTGGGGCGTTCAATACCTCTTCCACGCTCAGCGGCTTATGAAAAAGAGAA
This genomic stretch from Brevibacillus sp. DP1.3A harbors:
- a CDS encoding MaoC family dehydratase N-terminal domain-containing protein; protein product: MNKQKDDRVGIKLEPFTYKVERCKVRELLCALDNNPSVDVEDGFIPPTFPTVIEFWGSQTSISKILGLKIEKVLHGGQEYEYRGNIRIGDDITVYGEVEDVYTKAAMIFVVIKKEFVNQHGETVVVGRSTIIERH
- a CDS encoding long-chain fatty acid--CoA ligase produces the protein MKEAQIRPWHAFYPDGVSPLVEIPSISLYEFFKRTASQYPDEKAVIDGEKTFTYSQLKEVVDRLAAALQYRGFQKGDRLAIVLPNSVEYVISLFATLRLGGIVVQVNPMYTTHELKHIMEDSGSIWFVSEGVQGAKLEQTGMAESITFLQVDTLSDESGTFYQWISENHADATNVEITPSEDVALLQYTGGTTGRSKGVMLTHSNLISNVFQNFPVISKQLQIPGERLLGIAPLFHIFGIVTLNRIMMLAGTYIIVRRFKVDQALEVIRQYRPTIFPGMPTLYVALLQHPDLKKDDLSSFKLCQSGTAPLPIEVAQQFKRKTGLNIIEGYGLSEGLVTHGTPTVGAIRVGTIGIPLPECDAKIVDVATGRHELPPGETGELIVKAPSIMKGYWRNPQETAAVLKDGWLFTGDLATMGEDGFFSIVGRKKEMIIASGYNVYPSEIEEVLYQHEAVSEACVFGIPDEYRGETVKAVIVRKYPGVTEEEILEWCNQRLARYKVPRVIQFREELPKSAVGKILRRVLVDEEVRTGGDS
- a CDS encoding acyl-CoA dehydrogenase family protein, with the translated sequence MSQTIPASKPATFDLFKRNRPFLTQEHEMFRTSLRKFLEKEAVPNIEKWEEEQFTPREFYQKMGEQGFLCPQVAPEYGGLGLDFGFNMVLAEELSRVGVGGLASMSSSIIVPYLERYGTEEQKKKYLPKCVSGEITTAIGMTEPGIGSDLAGMRTTAVRDGDHYIINGQKTFISNGFNAGLFFICVKTDPTATPAHKGISIILVEEGTPGFSRGRKLKKLGQHSTDTAELIFEDARVPVSNLLGEEGKGFYYLMDKLQQERIMIAIGALVVAEEMIKTTMTYVKERHAFGKPISSFQNTQFEMAEMATEISMAQTFIDDLTNRHMKGENVTTQVSMAKWSITEMARRMSVRCLQLHGGYGFMEEYAIARRYRDVAVMPIYGGTTEIMKNIIAKNLGL
- a CDS encoding lipid-transfer protein, translating into MSRKTKVIGVNMVPFTKPGSHEPYEVMASKAVKGALEDAGIHYSDIQQAYASYVYGDSTCGQRALYMVGMTGIPIINVNNNCSSGSTALFLARQAVESGMVDCALAVGFEEMKPGALASVWTDRTPPLGWTQNRLKELWADVPDSASNAIKIFGSAGKEYLEKYGANPDIFAKVSVKTRSHAIQNPYSLFHKPLSVEEVLNAPALMPHLTRLMACPPTCGAAAVIVCSEAFAIKHGITNAVEIVGQALTTDTDVTHESILNLVGADMTRRAAEQVYEMAGIGPDEVNVVELHDCFTPNEVITYEGLGLCEEGGAEKFIHDGNNTYGGTYVVNPSGGLMSKGHPLGATGLAQCTELVWQLRGQADKRQVEGARVALQHNLGLGGACVVTMYRIG